A stretch of the Arthrobacter stackebrandtii genome encodes the following:
- a CDS encoding ABC transporter permease: MLQVALSQLKTHSRRFIAITLAVLLAVAFLSATLMVNASTEASLKASIGQAYSTADLVISPPGNEPLTTANADSAASSPLVSASYAQRMVYVDSSLGSATVASFIRSVPNDPALESVPLNSGAWPSREGEIVVDSVTAERNSLSVGSKVTLTGQPAPPAEGQEGTPVEPEVAATVTGISATSKDPQMSGMAQFVGTTADVEALGAASPGYGAILVKVAPGVSISDAKNGLSTALSLPVDSVQTPDEKTTEMVAGFTGGQDQLTIVLLAFAGVALLVSALVVSNTFSVLVAQRTRELALLRCIGASRRQVRNSVMLEALLVGFTASVLGVLFAVGTMALVLTLLSQNPDFSFATLAVPPSAVIAGLVVGTLLTVLAALVPARAATAVAPLAALRPADDISVHNSGGRLRLGIGILLLLAGGAGLVYGGISANLLIALPAGAASFVGFLMAATLFVPKLVSLAGSLAAPAGVPGKMAAANAVRNPRRTTATASALLIGVTLVTMMMTGAATARHAFDTELDAIYPVDVTVESFPGDPAITDQAVAAAAALPGVEHIARLELVGMVTAGDTQLPAYGISDSDAAALLANPANRPAGTSVVLPSSLTATTATLAAGTQTTNLTATPGTNNGGTALVSLGSFTPLAAGDPLRTQEAAPLWISVDQSLDTNELMDLRTSLASALGVNEYMVSGAVLEKAMFSQVINMLLLVVTGLLAVAVFIALIGVANTLSLSVLERTRENSLLRALGLTRGQLRGMLALEAVLIAGVAAVIGSVLGTLYGWAGAQSGLGTFTEVTAVVPWGQIGAVVLVAAVAGLLASVVPARRAAKLSPVEGLAMD, translated from the coding sequence ATGCTGCAGGTAGCCCTGAGCCAACTTAAGACGCACTCGCGCCGCTTCATCGCCATCACGCTCGCCGTGCTGCTGGCGGTCGCGTTCCTCTCCGCCACACTGATGGTCAATGCCTCCACCGAGGCGTCGCTGAAGGCGTCCATCGGGCAGGCATACTCCACCGCCGACCTCGTCATCTCACCTCCCGGCAACGAGCCGCTCACGACGGCGAACGCGGACTCCGCGGCCTCCTCGCCTTTGGTCTCCGCCTCCTATGCCCAGCGCATGGTCTACGTGGACAGCAGCCTCGGTTCCGCCACGGTGGCTTCCTTCATCCGCAGCGTGCCAAATGACCCCGCACTGGAATCTGTCCCCTTGAACTCCGGAGCCTGGCCTTCGCGCGAAGGCGAGATTGTGGTGGACTCGGTCACGGCTGAACGCAACTCCCTGTCCGTGGGCAGCAAGGTCACCCTGACGGGCCAGCCTGCCCCGCCCGCGGAAGGCCAGGAAGGAACCCCGGTGGAGCCGGAGGTGGCCGCGACGGTCACGGGCATTTCGGCCACGTCGAAGGATCCGCAGATGTCCGGCATGGCGCAATTTGTGGGCACCACCGCGGATGTGGAGGCGCTCGGCGCCGCAAGTCCGGGCTATGGGGCCATCCTGGTCAAGGTTGCACCCGGAGTCTCCATCTCCGACGCGAAGAACGGCCTGTCCACGGCCCTCTCGCTCCCCGTTGACTCGGTCCAGACACCGGATGAGAAGACCACAGAGATGGTTGCCGGCTTCACCGGCGGCCAGGACCAGCTGACGATTGTTCTGCTGGCCTTCGCCGGCGTGGCCCTGCTGGTCTCCGCCCTGGTGGTTTCCAACACCTTCTCGGTGCTGGTTGCCCAGCGCACCCGTGAGCTGGCGCTGCTGCGCTGCATCGGCGCCAGCCGCCGGCAGGTGCGCAACTCGGTGATGCTCGAAGCGCTTCTGGTGGGCTTCACAGCCTCCGTGCTGGGCGTGCTGTTTGCCGTGGGCACGATGGCACTCGTCCTGACGCTGCTGAGCCAGAATCCCGACTTCAGCTTCGCCACCCTGGCGGTGCCGCCGTCCGCCGTCATCGCGGGGCTTGTGGTGGGCACGCTGCTCACCGTCCTGGCCGCGCTGGTTCCTGCCCGTGCCGCGACGGCGGTTGCCCCGCTGGCAGCGCTGCGCCCGGCCGACGACATCTCGGTGCACAATTCCGGCGGGCGGCTGCGCCTGGGCATTGGCATCCTGCTGCTGCTCGCCGGCGGTGCGGGTCTGGTGTACGGCGGAATTTCAGCCAACCTGCTGATTGCCCTGCCGGCCGGCGCCGCCTCGTTTGTCGGCTTCCTCATGGCGGCCACGTTGTTCGTGCCGAAGCTGGTGTCCCTGGCCGGCAGCCTCGCCGCACCGGCCGGAGTTCCCGGAAAAATGGCCGCAGCCAACGCTGTGCGCAACCCCCGGCGGACCACGGCGACGGCGTCGGCCCTCCTCATCGGCGTCACGCTCGTGACCATGATGATGACCGGTGCCGCGACGGCCCGGCATGCCTTCGACACCGAACTGGACGCCATCTACCCTGTGGACGTCACGGTCGAGTCGTTCCCCGGCGATCCCGCCATCACCGACCAGGCCGTGGCCGCCGCCGCAGCCCTTCCCGGCGTCGAGCACATTGCCCGGCTGGAACTGGTGGGCATGGTGACGGCCGGGGACACCCAACTGCCGGCGTATGGCATTTCCGACTCGGACGCCGCGGCGCTCCTGGCCAACCCGGCCAACCGCCCCGCCGGCACGTCCGTGGTCCTGCCGTCCAGCCTCACGGCGACGACCGCAACCCTGGCGGCCGGCACGCAGACCACCAACCTGACAGCCACGCCCGGCACGAACAACGGAGGCACGGCCCTGGTGTCGCTGGGTTCCTTCACGCCGCTGGCGGCCGGAGACCCCCTGCGCACCCAGGAGGCTGCCCCGCTGTGGATCTCCGTGGACCAGTCGCTGGACACCAACGAACTGATGGACCTGCGCACGTCACTGGCTTCCGCGCTTGGCGTCAATGAGTACATGGTCTCCGGAGCCGTATTGGAGAAGGCCATGTTCAGCCAGGTCATCAACATGCTGCTGCTGGTTGTGACCGGATTGCTGGCAGTGGCCGTGTTCATTGCGCTGATTGGTGTTGCGAACACGCTGTCGCTGTCGGTGCTGGAACGAACCCGTGAGAATTCACTGCTGCGTGCGCTTGGCCTGACCCGCGGACAGTTGCGCGGCATGCTGGCGCTGGAAGCGGTGCTGATTGCGGGCGTTGCCGCCGTCATCGGCTCGGTGCTGGGCACCCTCTACGGCTGGGCCGGGGCGCAGTCGGGGCTCGGCACCTTCACCGAAGTCACCGCAGTGGTTCCGTGGGGCCAGATCGGGGCGGTTGTGCTGGTGGCTGCCGTTGCCGGGCTCCTCGCCTCCGTGGTGCCGGCACGCCGTGCGGCAAAGCTCTCCCCCGTGGAAGGCCTGGCCATGGACTAA
- a CDS encoding type IV toxin-antitoxin system AbiEi family antitoxin domain-containing protein, with protein sequence MNKPRLIFSSDLALTGQDPRSLAKLCKKGVLKRVRQGIYVKASEWALLTPAGKYGLQADAFRHLARTEPVYCHLTAGLLWGLWIVGTPEELMVRTEVTTGGQSRNGVRRKIGAPTDRVLRCGQFLITDKLTTTIALISKFAFPAAVAVCDSSLRPKNPRGQVNTFVPASQESTAVAVWEMDEPQGDPLTKDLLLAAAQQLPSQAARDRTIAVINFSSPLSGSAGESLSRAKMFQLGFPTPVLQKEYRLRDGRNAAVDFWFEELNLAGEFDGKAKYLRQDWSGGSMEERLWKEKQREDDIRSQGVRFVRWTWRVASDKNLLEQVLRQAGLPQKTNHRRK encoded by the coding sequence ATGAACAAGCCACGCCTCATATTCAGTTCCGATCTCGCCTTGACCGGCCAAGATCCCCGTTCCCTGGCAAAGCTCTGCAAGAAGGGCGTGCTCAAGCGCGTCAGGCAGGGGATCTATGTCAAGGCGTCCGAGTGGGCTTTGCTCACGCCAGCAGGCAAATACGGTTTGCAGGCCGACGCCTTCCGCCACTTGGCCCGGACAGAGCCGGTCTACTGCCACCTGACAGCGGGTCTGTTGTGGGGGCTGTGGATCGTCGGCACGCCGGAGGAACTGATGGTACGCACGGAAGTCACCACGGGCGGGCAAAGCCGCAACGGTGTCCGTCGCAAGATAGGGGCGCCAACGGACAGGGTCCTGCGCTGTGGCCAGTTCTTGATCACCGACAAACTCACCACCACCATTGCCTTGATCAGCAAGTTCGCATTTCCCGCTGCCGTCGCCGTTTGCGACTCCAGTCTGCGCCCCAAGAACCCTCGCGGACAGGTCAACACCTTTGTCCCGGCCTCGCAGGAATCCACGGCAGTAGCGGTGTGGGAAATGGACGAACCGCAAGGAGATCCGCTGACCAAGGACCTGCTCTTGGCTGCCGCGCAGCAGCTGCCCAGTCAGGCAGCCAGAGATCGAACAATCGCCGTCATCAACTTTTCCTCACCACTGTCGGGATCAGCCGGTGAGTCACTGAGCCGGGCCAAGATGTTCCAGCTTGGCTTTCCCACGCCCGTCCTGCAAAAGGAGTACCGACTCCGGGATGGCAGGAATGCTGCTGTTGATTTCTGGTTCGAGGAGCTCAATCTCGCGGGTGAATTTGATGGCAAGGCAAAGTACCTGCGCCAAGACTGGAGCGGCGGCTCCATGGAGGAACGGCTCTGGAAAGAAAAGCAGCGTGAAGACGACATCAGGAGCCAAGGAGTCAGGTTTGTGCGATGGACCTGGCGAGTGGCGTCTGACAAAAACCTGCTGGAACAGGTTCTGCGGCAGGCTGGCCTGCCACAGAAAACAAACCACAGACGCAAATGA